From Candidatus Sulfotelmatobacter sp., the proteins below share one genomic window:
- a CDS encoding ATP-binding protein has product MDAAKREALSSLLRRIDDVRGLAGRPDAGVALDPSDPDHLLATLGELVDELERSHRRLIETNVQLVSLREVASSMVSARDAAETTRTVTRYLSHAFGFPDVLLALADRERRALAGTWTSRRNGREQSVAFEVPLLGDGGAMVRAFWLNRTLWQRDVRRHPIAVLPDGHPLGDVLDGVVAALCVPLQRSQSLVPGEDAHELCGARCILGDTAILVPPPGPAADRWAYEREERQACCLACDLMPQLGVIGIAAHRGERTIANDDGLLLESIALSVAPVVENAKLAQDLRRSERFREHVLDSMASGLIVVDLQGRILTFNHTAEQLLGWSEATLLNRPMSEVLGEEAERLVRGTLEHGRLALRQEVTLRTESGSRLPASLTTSLLRHEGRNVYGTIITFLDLTPLKRAEEQTRRLDRLAALGRFTSSVAHEIRNPLTGIAAGVQYLSRALGGDGPQRENLQFIENEIRRLDRIVQDLFDVTHPRKLQARVLPLEDTLARALRCVEVACAERGVTVESSVAPRTPPVPHDPDQLEQVFINLLKNAAEASPSGGVIRVSVQPAPASGGLAGPAVSVRICDQGPGIQPEHLKTVFEPFFTTKQGGSGLGLYISHDIVKRHGGNLTVHNEPARGATFVVELPLAPDGGQS; this is encoded by the coding sequence ATGGACGCTGCGAAGCGCGAGGCGTTGAGCTCGCTGCTGCGCCGCATCGACGACGTTCGAGGCCTGGCGGGGCGGCCCGATGCCGGCGTCGCGCTCGATCCCAGCGATCCCGACCACCTGCTGGCGACGCTGGGCGAGCTGGTCGACGAGCTCGAGCGCAGTCATCGGCGGCTGATCGAGACCAACGTTCAGCTGGTATCGCTGCGCGAGGTCGCCAGCAGCATGGTGAGCGCGCGCGACGCGGCCGAGACCACGCGCACCGTCACCCGCTACCTCAGTCACGCGTTTGGATTCCCCGACGTGCTGCTGGCGCTGGCCGATCGCGAGCGCCGCGCGCTGGCCGGAACCTGGACGTCCCGGCGCAACGGCCGCGAGCAGAGCGTGGCGTTCGAGGTTCCGCTGCTCGGGGACGGCGGCGCGATGGTGCGCGCGTTCTGGCTCAATCGCACGCTGTGGCAGCGCGACGTCCGCCGGCACCCCATCGCCGTGTTGCCCGACGGGCATCCGCTGGGCGACGTGCTCGATGGCGTCGTCGCGGCGCTGTGCGTGCCGCTCCAGCGCAGCCAGTCGCTGGTGCCGGGCGAGGACGCCCACGAGTTGTGCGGCGCGCGCTGCATCCTGGGAGACACCGCCATCCTCGTGCCTCCTCCGGGGCCGGCCGCCGACCGCTGGGCCTACGAGCGCGAAGAGCGCCAGGCCTGCTGTCTCGCCTGCGATCTGATGCCGCAGCTCGGGGTCATCGGCATCGCGGCCCATCGCGGCGAGCGCACCATCGCCAACGACGACGGGCTCCTGCTCGAGTCGATTGCGTTGTCGGTGGCGCCGGTGGTCGAGAACGCGAAACTCGCCCAGGACCTGCGGCGGAGCGAGCGCTTTCGCGAACACGTGCTCGACAGCATGGCGAGCGGGTTGATCGTGGTGGACCTGCAGGGGCGCATCCTGACCTTCAACCACACCGCGGAGCAGCTGCTGGGCTGGTCGGAAGCCACGCTTCTGAATCGGCCGATGAGCGAAGTGCTGGGGGAGGAGGCCGAGCGACTGGTGCGCGGCACGCTCGAGCACGGACGTCTGGCTCTGCGCCAGGAGGTCACGCTACGGACCGAATCGGGCTCGCGCCTGCCGGCCAGCCTCACCACCTCGCTGCTGCGTCACGAGGGGCGAAACGTCTATGGCACCATCATCACCTTCCTCGATCTCACGCCACTCAAGCGCGCCGAGGAACAGACGCGCCGGCTCGACCGGCTGGCCGCGCTGGGGCGCTTCACCTCGAGCGTGGCTCACGAGATCCGCAATCCGCTCACCGGGATCGCCGCCGGAGTCCAGTATCTGTCGCGTGCGCTGGGCGGCGACGGACCTCAGCGCGAGAACCTCCAGTTCATCGAAAACGAGATCCGCCGCCTCGACCGGATCGTCCAGGACCTGTTCGACGTCACGCATCCACGCAAGCTGCAAGCGCGAGTGCTGCCGCTCGAGGACACCCTCGCGCGCGCCCTGCGCTGCGTGGAGGTCGCCTGCGCCGAGCGCGGCGTCACCGTCGAGTCGAGCGTCGCGCCGCGGACTCCTCCGGTGCCGCACGATCCCGACCAGCTCGAGCAGGTGTTCATCAATCTGCTGAAGAACGCCGCCGAAGCGTCGCCCTCGGGAGGCGTGATCAGGGTCTCGGTGCAGCCGGCGCCGGCGTCCGGCGGCCTCGCGGGCCCCGCGGTGAGCGTGCGCATTTGCGATCAGGGGCCGGGAATCCAGCCCGAGCACCTGAAGACCGTATTCGAGCCTTTCTTCACGACCAAGCAGGGGGGGTCGGGGCTCGGCCTCTACATCTCCCACGACATCGTCAAGCGGCATGGCGGCAATCTCACCGTTCACAACGAACCCGCGCGAGGAGCCACGTTCGTCGTCGAGCTCCCGCTGGCACCCGACGGAGGACAGTCATGA
- a CDS encoding sigma-54 dependent transcriptional regulator yields the protein MSKANILVVDDQDSIRHFVSRALEDAGFTVLTSGSVRETRELIEPGLPDLALLDLKLPDGSGLELLREFKRVQPEMSVIMMTAFGELETAVEAMNAGAFWFVKKPFETDELLALVNRALESQKLWLELRRLRHQAFSDEDYLHSASPSMQEAYAIAEQVAVGDTTSVLIEGESGTGKEYFANLIHRMSARHDKPFVEINCAAIPSELLESELFGHEKGAFTDARAQKLGLMELASGGTLFLDEIGEMNPMLQVKLLRVLERRTFKRVGGTKDISVNLRIISATNQDLERRVREGGFREDLYYRLKVVPLYVPPLRERKEDILPLSRLFLERFAKQFKKSFREVSPAAERLLLEYGWPGNIRELRNLFERTVLLETGEALEPQHLKLGGRARPSAQTSLGQRIDDYMVAAIPQGGIPFEALVEELERALIKRASYATKWNQSRTAELLNLKRDKLRYRMKLYELHDDSLEAAPADDHES from the coding sequence ATGAGCAAGGCCAACATCCTGGTGGTGGACGACCAGGATTCCATCCGGCACTTCGTGAGCCGGGCGCTCGAGGACGCCGGATTCACGGTGCTGACCTCGGGCTCGGTGCGCGAGACGCGCGAGCTGATCGAGCCGGGGCTGCCCGATCTCGCGCTGCTCGATCTGAAGCTGCCCGACGGCAGCGGGCTCGAGCTGCTGCGCGAGTTCAAGCGTGTCCAGCCCGAGATGTCGGTGATCATGATGACCGCTTTCGGCGAGCTGGAGACCGCCGTCGAGGCCATGAACGCCGGCGCGTTCTGGTTCGTGAAGAAGCCATTCGAGACCGACGAGCTGCTGGCGCTGGTCAACCGCGCCCTCGAATCGCAGAAGCTCTGGCTGGAGCTGCGGCGGCTGCGCCATCAGGCGTTCTCCGACGAGGATTATCTCCACTCGGCCAGTCCCTCGATGCAGGAGGCCTACGCGATCGCCGAGCAGGTGGCGGTGGGCGACACCACCAGCGTGCTGATCGAGGGCGAGAGCGGCACCGGCAAGGAGTACTTCGCCAACCTCATCCATCGCATGAGCGCGCGTCATGACAAGCCGTTCGTGGAGATCAATTGCGCCGCGATCCCGAGCGAGCTCCTGGAGAGCGAGCTGTTCGGCCACGAGAAGGGCGCGTTCACCGACGCCCGCGCCCAGAAGCTGGGGCTGATGGAGCTGGCGAGCGGCGGCACGCTGTTCCTCGACGAGATCGGCGAGATGAACCCGATGCTGCAGGTCAAGCTGTTGCGCGTGCTCGAGCGCCGCACCTTCAAGCGCGTGGGCGGCACCAAGGACATCAGCGTCAACCTGCGCATCATCTCGGCGACCAACCAGGATCTCGAGCGCCGGGTGCGGGAGGGAGGCTTCCGCGAGGACCTCTACTATCGCTTGAAGGTCGTGCCGCTCTACGTGCCGCCGCTTCGCGAGCGGAAAGAGGACATCCTCCCGCTCTCGCGACTGTTCCTCGAACGGTTCGCGAAGCAGTTCAAGAAGAGCTTCCGCGAGGTCTCGCCGGCCGCCGAGCGGCTGCTGCTCGAGTATGGCTGGCCGGGCAACATCCGCGAGCTGCGGAACCTGTTCGAGCGCACCGTGCTGCTCGAGACCGGAGAGGCCCTCGAACCGCAGCACCTCAAGCTCGGCGGGAGGGCGCGGCCGTCGGCGCAGACCAGCCTCGGCCAGCGCATTGACGACTACATGGTGGCGGCGATTCCCCAGGGAGGGATTCCCTTCGAGGCGCTGGTCGAGGAGCTGGAGCGGGCCTTGATCAAGCGCGCCTCGTATGCTACCAAGTGGAATCAAAGTCGGACCGCGGAGCTGCTCAATCTCAAGCGCGACAAGCTCCGTTACCGCATGAAGCTCTATGAACTTCACGACGACAGCCTCGAGGCCGCACCCGCCGACGACCACGAATCGTAG
- a CDS encoding LptE family protein — MRFRAAALLPRIAAAALLAALSGCAYSTGGNLLPPHIKTVAIPVFENGTTEYTIEKDITDAVIARFISDNHLKVVDERVANSVIRGKVTAYRNAVFGFTGGNLATEYRVTITVAVTFKDLVKNREIWSDQELSKYSNYYVQSVPGQVVKTELDGRKDAIAKIADEILTRTVEGW; from the coding sequence GTGAGGTTCCGGGCGGCGGCGCTCCTCCCTCGGATCGCCGCTGCCGCCCTGCTGGCGGCGCTGTCGGGCTGCGCCTACTCCACCGGCGGCAATCTCCTGCCCCCCCACATCAAGACGGTGGCGATCCCGGTGTTCGAGAACGGCACCACCGAATACACGATCGAGAAGGACATCACCGATGCGGTGATTGCGCGCTTCATTTCGGACAATCACCTGAAGGTGGTGGACGAGCGCGTGGCGAACTCGGTGATCCGCGGCAAGGTCACCGCCTATCGCAACGCCGTGTTCGGCTTCACCGGCGGGAATCTCGCCACCGAGTATCGTGTCACCATCACCGTGGCAGTGACCTTCAAGGACCTGGTCAAGAATCGCGAGATCTGGAGCGACCAGGAGCTTTCCAAGTACTCGAACTACTACGTGCAGAGCGTTCCCGGACAGGTGGTCAAGACCGAACTGGATGGACGGAAGGATGCCATCGCCAAGATCGCGGACGAAATCCTCACTCGCACCGTCGAAGGCTGGTAG